From a single Arthrobacter sp. SLBN-112 genomic region:
- a CDS encoding gamma-glutamyl-gamma-aminobutyrate hydrolase family protein — protein sequence METTDTIVKPVIGLSTYLEQAGTAGCGDVSAAFLPETYLAPIIAAGGIPTLLPPQPVAPGVIEVLVSRLDGLLIPGGWDVNPALYGQEPHPSTDHPRPERDAWEQALIREAIRQDIPLLCICRGEQLLNVTLGGTLHQHLPEVVGHADHQLGGFQFNRVPVHVRPESQLAQLIGSDVQAVPVAHHQAVDKLGDGLVASAWTRDQVVEAIEYPAATFTLGIQWHPEELSEDFGLFRGFVEAARAKYLSRLSPATPSSVTDAPASFLPGATPAILVNPDAF from the coding sequence ATGGAAACCACGGACACAATCGTAAAGCCCGTCATCGGCCTCAGCACCTACCTTGAGCAGGCGGGTACTGCCGGCTGTGGTGACGTCAGTGCCGCCTTCCTTCCGGAAACATATTTGGCCCCGATCATCGCTGCCGGCGGCATCCCCACCCTGCTCCCGCCGCAGCCCGTCGCTCCCGGCGTGATCGAAGTGCTGGTGAGCCGGCTGGACGGCCTGCTGATCCCCGGCGGCTGGGACGTGAACCCGGCGCTCTACGGGCAGGAACCGCACCCCAGCACCGACCACCCGCGGCCCGAACGCGATGCCTGGGAGCAGGCCCTGATCCGCGAAGCCATCCGCCAGGACATTCCGCTGCTGTGCATCTGCCGCGGTGAGCAGCTGCTGAACGTCACGCTCGGCGGCACCCTGCACCAGCACCTGCCGGAGGTGGTCGGCCACGCCGACCACCAGCTGGGCGGCTTCCAGTTCAACCGCGTCCCGGTCCACGTCCGGCCCGAATCCCAGCTGGCGCAGTTGATTGGATCCGACGTGCAGGCCGTACCTGTAGCCCACCATCAGGCCGTGGACAAGCTCGGCGACGGCCTGGTGGCGTCCGCCTGGACCCGCGACCAGGTGGTGGAAGCGATCGAATACCCTGCTGCCACCTTCACCCTGGGTATCCAGTGGCACCCCGAGGAACTTTCCGAGGACTTCGGGCTCTTCCGGGGGTTCGTCGAAGCAGCCCGGGCAAAGTATTTGTCGCGGCTGAGCCCGGCCACGCCGTCGTCCGTGACCGACGCGCCCGCCTCTTTCCTGCCCGGTGCGACGCCGGCAATCCTGGTAAATCCCGACGCCTTCTGA
- a CDS encoding aldo/keto reductase, whose amino-acid sequence MHKRTLGRGLEVSAIGLGCMSMTGGYGSMPERKDMVALLRAAVDRGVTFFDTAEIYGPFANEELVGEALTPYRDQVVIATKFGFDIDPVARKPRGNVTSDPGHIRAAVEGSLQRLGVEAIDLYYQHRVDPNVPIEDVAGAVKELIEAGKVKHFGMSEAAAGTIRRAHAVHRVTAVQSEYSLWWRRPEEEVLGVCGELGIGFVPYSPLGRGFLTGTLDASSTFDGGNDARANIPRFGPDAMAHNQALVDAVRSIARDKGATAGQIALAWLLAQKPWIVPIPGTRKLERLEENLAAADLALTDAELTELDRLITRIPVQGARYADDAEARTNL is encoded by the coding sequence ATGCACAAGCGCACACTCGGCCGCGGCCTGGAGGTATCTGCCATTGGGCTTGGCTGCATGAGCATGACCGGCGGCTACGGCAGCATGCCGGAACGGAAAGACATGGTGGCCCTGCTCCGGGCGGCAGTGGACCGCGGCGTCACCTTCTTTGATACGGCCGAAATCTACGGGCCCTTCGCGAATGAGGAACTGGTGGGGGAGGCTCTGACCCCCTACCGGGACCAGGTGGTGATCGCCACGAAGTTCGGCTTCGACATCGACCCCGTGGCCCGCAAGCCCCGCGGCAACGTCACCAGCGATCCCGGCCACATCCGCGCCGCAGTGGAGGGCTCGCTGCAGCGGCTCGGCGTGGAGGCGATCGACCTGTACTACCAGCACCGGGTGGATCCGAACGTTCCCATCGAAGACGTTGCCGGCGCCGTCAAGGAACTCATTGAGGCCGGCAAGGTGAAGCACTTCGGCATGTCAGAGGCCGCAGCCGGAACCATCCGGCGCGCCCACGCCGTCCATCGCGTCACCGCCGTCCAAAGCGAATACTCCCTCTGGTGGCGCCGCCCGGAGGAAGAGGTCCTGGGTGTCTGCGGGGAATTGGGCATCGGCTTCGTCCCCTACAGCCCGCTGGGCCGTGGTTTCCTGACCGGGACGCTGGACGCGTCCAGCACGTTCGACGGCGGCAATGACGCACGTGCCAACATCCCCCGTTTCGGGCCGGACGCCATGGCGCACAACCAGGCCCTGGTGGACGCCGTGCGCAGTATCGCACGGGACAAGGGGGCGACGGCGGGGCAGATCGCCCTGGCCTGGCTCCTGGCCCAAAAACCCTGGATCGTGCCCATCCCCGGCACCAGGAAACTGGAACGCCTGGAGGAGAACCTTGCCGCAGCGGACCTCGCCCTCACTGACGCGGAGCTGACTGAACTCGACCGGCTGATCACCAGGATTCCCGTCCAGGGCGCCAGGTATGCGGACGACGCGGAGGCGCGGACCAACCTGTAG
- a CDS encoding VOC family protein: MSCRISELVLNCADPELLARFWSDVLGYVEIDREDGAIEIGPPEAGFGGLQPTIFLSPSSNPRVGRLPLHIDVNPVDRDQDAELERLLALGARPADVGQTGNEQWHVLQDPEGNEFCLLRKRLDPIT; the protein is encoded by the coding sequence ATGTCATGCCGCATCAGCGAACTGGTCCTGAACTGTGCCGACCCGGAACTGCTCGCGCGGTTCTGGAGCGATGTCCTGGGGTATGTGGAGATCGACCGGGAGGACGGTGCGATCGAGATCGGGCCGCCCGAGGCCGGTTTCGGCGGCCTGCAGCCCACCATCTTCCTGAGCCCCAGCAGCAATCCGCGGGTGGGAAGGCTTCCGCTGCATATCGACGTCAACCCGGTGGACCGGGACCAGGACGCGGAGCTGGAACGCCTGCTGGCCCTCGGCGCGCGGCCGGCCGACGTGGGGCAGACCGGCAATGAACAATGGCACGTGCTGCAGGACCCCGAAGGCAACGAGTTCTGCCTGCTGCGCAAGCGGCTCGATCCCATAACCTGA
- a CDS encoding TetR/AcrR family transcriptional regulator, which produces MNAVNAPARRYHSPRRKEQAAATRDAVLAAARELFVGEGYRSTTVAGVARRAGVAVDTIYATIGRKPDLLREVVETAISGTGQAVPAERRDYVIRMREAKTAAERIRIYAEALAGIQPRLAPVYVALRDAAGTDPDCAVLWREISDRRAANMLKFVEDLAATGELRTDRPAAELADAVWSMNGPEYWVLLVDQRRWSPDQFAGWLTDAWCRLLLTSK; this is translated from the coding sequence ATGAATGCAGTCAATGCCCCAGCCCGCCGCTATCACTCGCCCCGGCGGAAGGAGCAGGCGGCGGCCACGCGCGACGCCGTCCTGGCTGCGGCCCGTGAGCTCTTCGTGGGGGAGGGCTACCGCTCCACCACCGTGGCCGGCGTCGCACGGAGGGCCGGCGTCGCCGTCGACACCATTTACGCCACCATCGGCCGCAAACCGGACCTCCTGCGGGAGGTGGTGGAAACAGCCATCTCGGGGACGGGCCAGGCGGTTCCCGCGGAGCGCCGCGACTACGTGATCCGGATGCGGGAAGCTAAGACTGCAGCGGAGAGGATCCGGATTTATGCGGAGGCTTTGGCAGGGATCCAGCCGCGGCTGGCTCCCGTGTATGTGGCGCTGCGCGATGCCGCCGGCACCGACCCTGACTGCGCAGTGCTCTGGCGGGAGATCTCCGACCGGCGTGCGGCCAACATGCTGAAGTTCGTTGAGGATCTTGCCGCCACAGGGGAGCTGCGGACAGACCGCCCGGCCGCCGAACTCGCCGACGCCGTCTGGAGCATGAACGGGCCCGAATACTGGGTGCTGTTGGTGGACCAGCGCCGCTGGAGCCCTGACCAGTTCGCCGGCTGGCTCACCGACGCCTGGTGCCGGTTGCTGCTCACATCAAAATGA
- a CDS encoding flavin-containing monooxygenase: MAKRSNTKPAVRAEGQGIMSEHFDTVVIGGGQAGLAMGYHLSRLKRPFVILDDNARTGDSWRTRWDSLRLFTPARYDALPGSRFPAPPWSYPSREEFADYLSSYAQKYELPLRNNVRVTSLGHNGHRFAIEAGGRHFEADNVVVAAGWDRKPKVPAFAPDLNPAVHQLTAASYKSPKDLPAGPVLVVGAGNSGADIALELAATRKTYLSGRHPGEIPWPIDAVAARPLTLAVFFAFSHILTLNTPVGRRARPQILAHSGPLVRVKNRDLVRAGVERLPRTEGSKDGLPLLADGRALEVANVIWCTGFRPDLEWIHLPVFGPDGGPEQDRGVAKAQKGLYFLGGIFQQSLASSMVHGVGRDAAFIARHIAAAQSPIKIRPEGSAAPQ, encoded by the coding sequence GTGGCAAAGCGCAGCAACACAAAGCCTGCCGTCCGGGCGGAAGGGCAGGGCATCATGTCAGAGCACTTCGACACCGTGGTGATCGGCGGCGGCCAGGCAGGTTTGGCCATGGGCTACCACCTCTCCCGCCTCAAGCGTCCCTTCGTGATCCTCGACGACAACGCCAGGACCGGTGACAGCTGGCGTACCCGCTGGGACTCCCTCCGGCTGTTCACGCCGGCACGCTACGATGCACTTCCCGGCAGCCGCTTCCCCGCGCCGCCGTGGTCCTACCCGTCCCGCGAGGAGTTCGCCGACTACCTCAGCAGCTATGCGCAAAAATACGAACTGCCGCTGAGGAACAACGTGCGGGTCACCAGCCTGGGGCACAATGGACACCGTTTCGCCATCGAAGCCGGGGGCCGGCACTTCGAAGCGGACAACGTGGTGGTCGCCGCCGGCTGGGACCGGAAGCCCAAAGTGCCGGCGTTCGCCCCGGACCTCAACCCGGCCGTCCACCAGTTGACGGCGGCAAGCTACAAGAGTCCAAAAGACCTCCCAGCAGGCCCCGTGCTGGTGGTCGGTGCTGGCAACTCCGGTGCGGATATCGCCCTGGAGCTGGCGGCCACCCGAAAGACCTATCTCTCCGGCAGGCATCCCGGTGAAATCCCCTGGCCCATCGACGCCGTGGCCGCCAGGCCGCTTACCCTCGCCGTCTTCTTCGCCTTCTCCCACATCCTGACGCTCAACACGCCAGTGGGCCGCAGGGCCCGCCCCCAAATCCTCGCGCACAGCGGACCACTGGTCAGGGTGAAGAACCGCGATCTGGTGCGTGCCGGCGTCGAACGCCTCCCCAGGACGGAAGGCAGCAAAGACGGCCTGCCGCTGCTCGCGGACGGACGAGCCCTGGAGGTGGCCAACGTTATCTGGTGCACCGGCTTCCGCCCCGACCTCGAATGGATCCATCTGCCGGTGTTCGGCCCGGACGGCGGGCCGGAACAGGACCGCGGCGTAGCCAAGGCACAGAAGGGACTCTATTTCCTGGGCGGCATCTTCCAGCAGTCGCTGGCGTCGTCGATGGTCCACGGCGTGGGCAGGGACGCGGCCTTCATTGCACGGCACATCGCAGCAGCGCAAAGCCCCATCAAAATCAGGCCGGAAGGTTCAGCTGCTCCACAATGA
- a CDS encoding esterase/lipase family protein: MSDPGAEARISPLQKAVWWAQDYAYAAGWQVRGFLSRVKPESFRNGNRAPVLIIPGVYENWQFMMPLIQAVHDAGHPVHVVTVLQRNKMKVPDAAKLVAQHLEEAGLRDAILVAHSKGGLIGKYAMLSLDPEHRIDRMIAVCAPFSGSRYARYMLLPSLRIFSPKNALTLQMSRELTINSRITSIYGPFDPHIPERSILPGATNIELPVAGHFRILGDPATARIIVEQLNLPA, encoded by the coding sequence ATGAGTGATCCCGGCGCCGAGGCCCGCATCAGTCCGCTGCAAAAAGCCGTGTGGTGGGCCCAGGACTATGCCTACGCCGCGGGCTGGCAGGTCCGCGGATTCCTGTCGCGCGTGAAGCCGGAGTCCTTCCGCAACGGCAACCGCGCGCCCGTGCTGATCATCCCCGGCGTGTACGAGAACTGGCAGTTCATGATGCCGCTCATACAGGCCGTCCACGACGCCGGACATCCCGTCCACGTGGTCACGGTGCTCCAGCGCAACAAGATGAAGGTCCCGGACGCCGCAAAGCTGGTGGCCCAGCACCTGGAGGAGGCGGGCCTGCGCGATGCCATCCTGGTGGCGCACAGCAAGGGCGGCCTGATCGGCAAATATGCCATGCTGTCCCTGGATCCGGAGCACCGGATCGACCGGATGATCGCCGTGTGCGCACCCTTCTCCGGCTCGCGCTACGCCCGGTACATGCTCCTGCCCAGCCTGCGGATCTTCTCGCCAAAGAACGCCCTGACGCTCCAGATGTCCCGCGAGCTGACCATCAACAGCCGCATCACCTCCATTTACGGGCCGTTCGATCCGCACATTCCCGAACGGAGCATCCTGCCCGGGGCCACCAACATCGAACTGCCGGTGGCGGGGCATTTCCGAATCCTTGGCGACCCCGCCACCGCCCGGATCATTGTGGAGCAGCTGAACCTTCCGGCCTGA
- a CDS encoding MFS transporter, whose translation MTSPDDSPPFSLRSIAVAAFGPTLLYGIGTGAILPVVALSARELGASVAVAALIVTLIGLGSWFFNLPASLVTLRFGERWSIVGAAVAAGLALAAAATSAVAPNGLLLLAVAMAVVGMSGAVFGLARQKYLTEAVPVAFRARALSTLGGVNRIGVFIGPFAGAAAMQFFGIAGAYWVGVVAMAAAALLSLTIPDLATPDVPLGGHAGPQPTLRSVAVSHAGVFLSLGVGILLLSALRSSRQVVIPLWADHLGMDATSASLIYGLSGAIDMLVFYPAGKLMDRKGRQWVAVPSTLLMGLALLLIPLAGSFVGLLLAALLIGFGNGISSGLVMTLGADFSPDRGRGQFLGLWRFMADAGSTGGPVLLSGVTALASLGPGISATGLLGFAAAAVFAVVIPRLKHRRNY comes from the coding sequence ATGACTTCCCCGGACGACTCCCCGCCCTTCAGCCTGCGCAGCATTGCCGTGGCCGCTTTCGGACCCACGCTGCTCTACGGGATCGGAACCGGGGCCATCCTTCCGGTGGTGGCGCTGTCTGCCCGCGAGCTCGGCGCCTCGGTGGCCGTGGCAGCCCTGATCGTCACCCTGATCGGGCTCGGTTCCTGGTTCTTCAACCTGCCCGCGTCCCTGGTGACCCTTCGCTTCGGGGAACGCTGGTCCATCGTGGGCGCCGCCGTCGCCGCCGGCCTGGCGCTGGCAGCCGCCGCCACCTCCGCCGTGGCCCCGAACGGACTGTTGCTGCTCGCTGTGGCGATGGCCGTCGTCGGGATGTCCGGGGCGGTGTTTGGCCTGGCCCGCCAGAAGTACCTCACGGAGGCGGTCCCGGTGGCGTTCCGTGCCCGGGCGCTGTCCACGCTGGGCGGCGTGAACCGCATTGGCGTGTTCATCGGCCCGTTCGCAGGAGCGGCGGCGATGCAGTTCTTCGGCATCGCCGGGGCCTACTGGGTGGGGGTGGTAGCCATGGCAGCCGCCGCGCTGCTGTCCCTTACCATCCCGGACCTTGCGACGCCGGATGTCCCCTTGGGCGGGCACGCGGGCCCCCAGCCCACGCTTCGGAGCGTGGCGGTGTCGCATGCCGGCGTGTTCCTTTCGCTGGGCGTGGGCATCCTGCTGCTCAGTGCGCTGCGGTCCTCCCGGCAGGTGGTGATCCCGCTCTGGGCGGACCACCTGGGCATGGACGCCACCTCCGCCTCCCTTATCTACGGGCTCTCCGGCGCCATCGACATGCTGGTGTTCTATCCCGCCGGGAAACTGATGGACCGCAAGGGGCGGCAGTGGGTGGCGGTTCCGTCCACGCTGCTCATGGGATTAGCGCTGCTCCTGATCCCGCTCGCCGGTTCCTTCGTGGGGCTGCTGCTGGCGGCGCTGCTGATCGGCTTCGGCAACGGGATCAGCTCCGGGCTGGTGATGACCCTGGGTGCCGACTTCTCGCCGGACCGCGGCCGCGGGCAGTTCCTGGGGCTTTGGCGGTTCATGGCGGACGCCGGCTCCACCGGCGGCCCCGTCCTCCTCTCCGGGGTGACCGCGCTGGCCTCCCTGGGCCCGGGGATCTCAGCCACGGGCCTGCTGGGGTTCGCGGCGGCGGCCGTGTTCGCCGTCGTGATTCCCCGCCTGAAGCACCGCCGCAACTACTAG
- a CDS encoding SRPBCC family protein yields MAHIKGSIAIRRPVEEVFDFVADERNEPAYNPQMRKVEKATPGPIGIGTVWRATTGTKRRLTSFDLEITDFVRPRQLGSVATIGAVDIRGGLTFRPTDEGTRMDWSWDCRPKGLLKLAGPVITVVGRRQEQRTWTGLKRHLEQAAGG; encoded by the coding sequence ATGGCACATATCAAAGGTTCCATCGCCATTCGACGACCGGTGGAGGAAGTCTTCGACTTTGTGGCCGATGAGCGGAACGAGCCGGCCTACAACCCGCAGATGCGGAAGGTGGAGAAGGCCACTCCTGGGCCCATAGGGATCGGAACTGTCTGGCGGGCCACGACCGGCACGAAGCGTCGGCTGACATCGTTCGACCTGGAAATCACCGACTTTGTACGGCCCCGCCAGCTGGGGTCCGTCGCCACGATAGGAGCGGTCGATATCCGGGGAGGCTTGACTTTCCGGCCCACGGACGAAGGGACCCGGATGGACTGGTCCTGGGATTGCAGGCCCAAGGGACTTTTGAAGCTGGCCGGTCCGGTCATCACGGTTGTGGGACGCCGCCAGGAGCAGCGGACCTGGACCGGCCTCAAGCGGCACCTGGAGCAGGCGGCAGGCGGCTAA
- a CDS encoding PAS and ANTAR domain-containing protein, with amino-acid sequence MWSKLDAYLFPLPVTAVCPSGTFELDVDSGNMRWSEGMFAIHGLRPGDVVPTFDVLMAHKHPVDREPVQALWADLLEGGGQGALLHRIMDARGRERRVFSAIQAIAGPSGRVERARGFMVDVTQSLRIESQHAASEAIEGAFGHKAVIEQAKGMVMALRSLDAEAAFKVLATRSQHANVKLHLVAEELISAAANGKAREVLEGY; translated from the coding sequence ATGTGGTCGAAGTTGGATGCGTACCTCTTCCCGCTGCCCGTTACCGCGGTCTGTCCTTCAGGGACCTTTGAGCTGGACGTCGACTCAGGAAACATGCGGTGGTCCGAGGGCATGTTTGCGATTCACGGGCTGCGACCGGGTGACGTGGTGCCCACGTTTGACGTGTTGATGGCCCACAAGCACCCCGTGGACCGGGAGCCGGTGCAGGCACTGTGGGCGGACCTCCTTGAGGGCGGCGGCCAGGGCGCACTCCTGCACCGGATCATGGACGCCCGGGGCAGGGAGCGGCGCGTCTTTTCGGCAATCCAGGCGATTGCCGGCCCATCAGGACGGGTGGAGCGGGCACGCGGCTTCATGGTGGACGTGACCCAGAGCCTGCGCATCGAGTCCCAGCATGCCGCGTCCGAGGCCATCGAGGGCGCGTTCGGGCACAAAGCGGTCATCGAGCAGGCGAAAGGCATGGTCATGGCCCTGCGCAGCCTGGATGCCGAGGCGGCGTTCAAGGTCCTGGCCACCAGGAGCCAGCACGCCAACGTCAAGCTGCACCTCGTGGCAGAAGAGTTGATTAGCGCGGCGGCAAACGGCAAGGCCAGGGAAGTCCTGGAAGGTTACTGA
- the trxB gene encoding thioredoxin-disulfide reductase, which translates to MSKEQLIIIGSGPAGYTAAIYAARAGLNPLVLAGSVTAGGALMNTTEVENFPGFPGGIQGPELMDGLQQQAERFGARIEYDDATSVELKGSLKRVVTGGGETYEAPAVILATGSAYKELGLPEEKKFSGHGVSWCATCDGFFFRNQDIIVVGGGDSAMEEATFLTRFGKTVTVVVRKGELRASRIMAQRAKDNPKIRFAWNSAVTAIHGDGKVTGVTLTDTRSGETRHQDATGIFVAIGHLPRTELVAGQVDLDEEGYIKVDAPTTCTNLTGVFACGDAVDHRYRQAITAAGTGCAAALDAERFLAALDDAASIATALVEEPTHS; encoded by the coding sequence ATGAGTAAAGAGCAGCTGATCATCATCGGGTCCGGCCCCGCCGGCTACACCGCCGCCATCTATGCCGCGCGCGCCGGCCTGAACCCGCTGGTCCTGGCCGGGTCCGTCACCGCCGGCGGCGCGCTGATGAACACCACCGAAGTGGAAAACTTCCCGGGCTTCCCCGGCGGCATCCAGGGTCCGGAACTGATGGACGGGCTGCAGCAGCAGGCTGAAAGGTTCGGCGCGCGCATTGAGTACGACGACGCCACGTCCGTTGAGCTGAAAGGTTCCCTCAAGCGCGTGGTCACCGGCGGCGGGGAGACCTACGAGGCGCCGGCCGTCATCCTGGCCACCGGCTCGGCGTACAAGGAGCTAGGCCTGCCGGAGGAGAAGAAGTTCAGCGGCCACGGTGTTTCCTGGTGCGCCACGTGCGACGGGTTCTTCTTCCGGAACCAGGACATCATCGTGGTGGGTGGCGGCGACTCCGCCATGGAGGAAGCCACCTTCCTGACCCGGTTCGGCAAGACCGTGACCGTGGTGGTCCGCAAGGGTGAACTGCGCGCCTCCCGCATCATGGCCCAGCGCGCCAAGGACAACCCCAAGATCCGCTTCGCCTGGAACTCCGCCGTCACCGCCATCCACGGCGACGGCAAGGTCACCGGTGTCACCCTCACGGACACCCGCAGCGGCGAAACCCGGCACCAGGACGCCACGGGCATCTTCGTGGCCATCGGACACCTTCCCCGCACCGAGCTGGTGGCAGGCCAGGTGGACCTGGACGAGGAAGGCTACATCAAGGTGGACGCCCCCACCACGTGCACCAACCTGACCGGCGTATTTGCCTGCGGCGACGCCGTGGACCACCGCTACCGGCAGGCCATCACCGCCGCCGGCACCGGCTGCGCTGCGGCCCTGGACGCCGAACGGTTCCTGGCCGCACTGGATGACGCCGCCAGCATCGCCACCGCCCTCGTGGAAGAACCGACGCACAGCTAA
- a CDS encoding arsenate reductase ArsC produces MSTDPAGKPSVLFVCVHNAGRSQMAAAFLTSLSRGAVEVRSAGSQPADKVNPAAVEAMAEVGIDMSAEVPKVLTTEAVKESDVVITMGCGDECPFFPGKRYEDWVLEDPAGKGVDSVRPIRDEIKARVEQLIAELLPAQHADAQ; encoded by the coding sequence ATGAGCACCGACCCCGCAGGAAAGCCTTCTGTCCTCTTTGTCTGCGTCCACAACGCCGGCCGGTCGCAAATGGCTGCCGCCTTCCTCACCTCCCTGTCCAGGGGCGCCGTCGAGGTCCGTTCGGCCGGGTCCCAGCCGGCGGACAAGGTCAACCCGGCCGCCGTTGAGGCCATGGCCGAGGTGGGCATCGACATGTCCGCCGAGGTCCCGAAGGTGCTCACCACCGAGGCAGTGAAAGAATCGGATGTGGTGATCACCATGGGCTGCGGTGACGAGTGCCCGTTCTTCCCGGGCAAGCGTTACGAGGACTGGGTGCTGGAGGATCCGGCCGGCAAGGGCGTTGACTCCGTCCGTCCCATCCGTGACGAGATCAAGGCCCGCGTTGAACAACTGATCGCCGAACTCCTGCCCGCGCAGCACGCGGACGCCCAGTAG